In Novosphingobium sp. 9U, one DNA window encodes the following:
- a CDS encoding antibiotic biosynthesis monooxygenase, whose protein sequence is MFLVVFRNRKRAEMDAAAYAADAAHMAALAAVQPGYSAFKSYTAEDGEVVAISEWEDEASARAWGRHAEHAVVQGRGRADYYESYTVFACPEPRVHGFSHEG, encoded by the coding sequence ATGTTCCTGGTGGTCTTCCGCAACCGCAAGCGTGCCGAAATGGACGCAGCCGCCTACGCCGCGGACGCGGCGCACATGGCCGCGCTGGCGGCGGTCCAGCCCGGCTACAGCGCCTTCAAGAGCTACACCGCCGAGGATGGCGAGGTGGTGGCGATCTCCGAGTGGGAAGACGAGGCGAGCGCACGGGCCTGGGGGCGGCACGCCGAGCACGCGGTCGTGCAGGGCAGGGGCAGAGCGGACTACTACGAGAGCTACACGGTGTTCGCCTGCCCGGAACCGCGAGTGCATGGGTTCTCGCACGAGGGGTGA
- a CDS encoding ArsC family reductase: MQPILYGIPNCDTVKKARVWLDQHAIAYTFHDYKKQGADPEHLARWVEEAGWEQVLNRRGTTFRALPAADKQDIDAAKAVALMAAHPSCIKRPVVEHAGGLLVGFDAERWSQALA; the protein is encoded by the coding sequence ATGCAACCGATCCTCTACGGCATCCCCAACTGCGACACCGTCAAGAAGGCCCGCGTGTGGCTCGATCAGCACGCGATCGCCTACACCTTCCACGACTACAAGAAGCAGGGCGCCGATCCCGAGCATCTCGCCCGCTGGGTGGAGGAAGCCGGGTGGGAGCAAGTGCTCAACCGCAGGGGAACGACGTTTCGCGCGCTTCCCGCTGCGGACAAGCAGGATATCGACGCGGCCAAGGCCGTGGCGCTGATGGCGGCGCATCCCAGTTGTATCAAGCGGCCGGTGGTCGAGCATGCCGGCGGGTTGCTCGTTGGCTTCGATGCAGAGCGCTGGAGCCAGGCGCTGGCCTGA